A genomic segment from Streptomyces sp. NBC_00654 encodes:
- a CDS encoding DUF2630 family protein produces the protein MADRDIFENIDGLVAEERALRDRSTGNPGLSAEEKARLRTVEIQLDQCWDLLRQRRALSEFGEDPSVARVRPADEVEGYQS, from the coding sequence ATGGCCGACCGCGACATCTTCGAGAACATCGACGGACTGGTCGCCGAGGAGCGGGCCCTGCGCGACCGGTCCACCGGGAATCCGGGCCTGTCGGCGGAGGAGAAGGCGCGCCTGCGTACGGTGGAGATCCAACTCGATCAGTGCTGGGACCTGTTGCGTCAGCGGCGCGCCCTCAGCGAATTCGGCGAGGACCCGTCCGTGGCGAGGGTCCGCCCCGCCGACGAGGTGGAGGGCTACCAGAGCTGA
- a CDS encoding NADP-dependent oxidoreductase yields MRAIAVSAFRTEPRPVEIPKPEPGAGEVRVRIEYAALNPLDWQTADGALEGSAPHVFPLVLGVDFAGRVDMIGRGGNRFRVGDPVFGRVTRPPVGQGTYSEYVSVPQNSPITLAPRDLPLQVAAALPSAGMSAAQILSAARVGSGGTLLVIGAAGGVGSYLTQLAAARGVRVIAVVRGDEDRRMAALGAAATIDTTAGPGALEAGLRGMSPDGADALVDLVSTDPAAFAAASALVHEGGVALTTRPVAGRGAPPTGVECVGFRLAPAPGLLDVLAAGVLSGTLRSPIDIELPLEKAPQALARNRAGGARGKTVFAL; encoded by the coding sequence ATGCGAGCCATCGCGGTCAGCGCGTTCCGTACGGAACCGCGCCCCGTCGAGATCCCCAAGCCGGAGCCCGGAGCCGGCGAGGTCCGGGTGCGGATCGAGTACGCCGCGCTCAACCCGCTCGACTGGCAGACCGCGGACGGCGCCCTGGAAGGCTCCGCCCCGCATGTCTTTCCCCTGGTCCTGGGCGTCGACTTCGCGGGCCGGGTGGACATGATCGGCAGGGGCGGGAACCGGTTCCGGGTGGGTGACCCCGTCTTCGGCCGCGTGACGCGTCCGCCCGTGGGACAGGGGACGTACAGCGAGTACGTGTCGGTACCGCAGAACTCCCCGATCACCCTCGCCCCCCGTGACCTGCCGCTCCAGGTCGCGGCGGCGCTCCCGTCCGCCGGGATGAGCGCCGCGCAGATCCTTTCGGCCGCGCGGGTCGGCAGCGGCGGGACCCTGCTCGTCATCGGAGCGGCGGGCGGTGTCGGCAGCTATCTGACCCAGCTCGCCGCCGCCCGCGGTGTGCGGGTGATCGCGGTGGTGCGCGGCGACGAGGACCGGCGGATGGCCGCCCTCGGCGCGGCCGCCACCATCGATACCACCGCCGGGCCCGGGGCCCTCGAAGCGGGACTGCGCGGGATGTCCCCGGACGGGGCCGACGCTCTCGTCGACCTCGTCTCCACCGACCCTGCCGCCTTCGCCGCGGCCTCCGCCCTCGTGCACGAGGGCGGAGTCGCGCTCACCACCCGCCCGGTCGCCGGACGAGGCGCGCCTCCCACCGGGGTGGAGTGCGTCGGCTTCCGGCTCGCCCCGGCCCCCGGCCTGCTCGACGTCCTCGCCGCCGGTGTCCTGTCGGGCACGCTGCGCAGCCCCATCGACATCGAGCTCCCCCTGGAGAAAGCCCCGCAGGCCCTCGCCCGGAACCGCGCGGGCGGCGCCCGCGGCAAAACCGTCTTCGCCCTCTGA
- a CDS encoding ATP-binding cassette domain-containing protein yields the protein MSTELAIETAGLVKTFGENRAVDGVDLAVPTGTVYGVLGPNGAGKTTTVRMLATLLRPDGGEARVFGNDVVKDADAVRGRVSLTGQYASVDEDLTGSENLVLLGRLLGHAKPAARTRAEQLLEGFGLTGAAGKQVKNYSGGMRRRIDIAASILNTPDLLFLDEPTTGLDPRSRNQVWDIVRTVVAQGTTVLLTTQYLDEADQLASRIAVIDHGKVIAEGTKGELKASVGSGTVHLRLRDPAQRPEAERVLASALDATVQREPDPLALTARVTGNGTEQGAAAQAARALAELARSGITVDNFSLGQPSLDEVFLALTDKKGAAA from the coding sequence ATGAGTACTGAACTGGCCATCGAGACCGCGGGGCTGGTGAAGACCTTCGGCGAGAACCGCGCGGTGGACGGCGTCGACCTGGCTGTCCCGACCGGCACGGTCTACGGAGTCCTCGGACCCAACGGCGCCGGGAAGACCACCACCGTACGGATGCTCGCGACGCTGCTGCGGCCGGACGGCGGCGAGGCACGGGTGTTCGGCAACGACGTCGTGAAGGACGCCGACGCCGTCCGCGGCAGGGTCAGCCTCACCGGGCAGTACGCCTCGGTCGACGAGGACCTCACCGGCAGCGAGAACCTGGTGCTGCTCGGACGCCTCCTCGGGCACGCCAAGCCGGCCGCCCGGACCCGGGCGGAGCAGCTGCTGGAGGGCTTCGGGCTGACCGGGGCGGCGGGAAAGCAGGTGAAGAACTACTCGGGCGGCATGCGGCGCCGGATCGACATCGCCGCCTCCATCCTGAACACCCCGGACCTGCTCTTCCTCGACGAGCCGACGACCGGTCTCGATCCGCGCAGCCGCAACCAGGTGTGGGACATCGTGCGGACGGTCGTCGCCCAGGGCACCACGGTCCTGCTCACCACCCAGTATCTGGACGAGGCGGACCAGCTGGCGTCCCGGATCGCCGTCATCGACCACGGCAAGGTGATCGCGGAGGGGACCAAGGGCGAGCTGAAGGCCTCGGTCGGCTCCGGCACTGTCCATCTGCGGCTGCGCGACCCCGCGCAGCGGCCCGAGGCCGAGCGGGTGCTGGCGAGCGCCCTGGACGCGACGGTCCAGCGGGAACCGGACCCCCTGGCGCTGACGGCCCGGGTCACGGGGAACGGCACCGAGCAGGGCGCGGCCGCGCAGGCCGCACGGGCGCTGGCGGAACTCGCCAGGTCCGGCATCACCGTCGACAACTTCTCGCTGGGACAGCCCAGCCTCGACGAGGTCTTCCTCGCACTCACGGACAAGAAGGGGGCGGCGGCATGA
- a CDS encoding ABC transporter permease, whose protein sequence is MSTTTARTELDEVALAAPDAERLASLLMGQERPPRPSALSASVTFGWRAMLKIKHVPDQLFDVTAFPIMLVLMYTYLFGGALAGSTEEYIQFLLPGILVMSVVMITMYTGISVNTDIAKGVFDRFRTLPIWRPAPMVGYLLGDVLRYVLASLVMLVVGMIIGFRPDGGVVGMVAGVALLLVFSFSFSWIWTMFGLLLKTEKSVMGVSMMVIFPLTFLSNVFVDPKTMPGWLQAFVNNSPVTHLASAVRELMAGNRPTAEIAWTLGWAGLFVAVFGPVTMRLYNRK, encoded by the coding sequence ATGAGTACCACGACTGCCAGGACCGAACTCGACGAGGTCGCGCTCGCCGCACCGGACGCGGAGCGGCTCGCGTCCCTTCTGATGGGTCAGGAACGGCCGCCGAGGCCGAGCGCGCTGTCGGCCTCCGTCACCTTCGGATGGCGGGCCATGCTGAAGATCAAGCATGTGCCGGACCAGCTGTTCGATGTGACGGCGTTCCCGATCATGCTGGTCCTGATGTACACGTACCTCTTCGGCGGGGCGCTGGCCGGCTCGACCGAGGAGTACATCCAGTTCCTGCTGCCCGGCATCCTGGTGATGAGCGTCGTGATGATCACGATGTACACCGGGATCTCGGTCAACACCGACATCGCCAAGGGTGTCTTCGACCGCTTCCGTACGCTGCCGATCTGGCGGCCCGCGCCGATGGTCGGCTATCTGCTGGGCGATGTGCTGCGCTATGTGCTGGCCTCGCTGGTGATGCTCGTCGTCGGCATGATCATCGGCTTCCGGCCGGACGGCGGAGTGGTCGGGATGGTGGCGGGTGTGGCCCTGCTGCTGGTGTTCTCGTTCTCGTTCTCCTGGATCTGGACGATGTTCGGTCTGCTGCTGAAGACCGAGAAGTCGGTGATGGGCGTCAGCATGATGGTGATCTTCCCGCTGACGTTCCTGAGCAATGTGTTCGTCGACCCGAAGACGATGCCGGGCTGGCTCCAGGCCTTCGTGAACAACAGCCCGGTCACACATCTGGCCTCGGCGGTACGTGAGCTGATGGCCGGGAACCGGCCCACGGCGGAGATCGCCTGGACGCTCGGCTGGGCCGGGCTGTTCGTGGCGGTGTTCGGCCCGGTGACGATGCGGCTCTACAACCGCAAGTGA
- a CDS encoding MerR family transcriptional regulator, whose amino-acid sequence MEREGRAAGGLVTIGEFARLSRLSAKALRRYDELGLLRPALVDPENGYRYYGRAQVETARLVAWLRRVGMPLGRITAVVALDPGAAAAEIRAYWARVEAETAARRDLATFLIDHLSTEDVAMPKTPDDAQGSKDAYAYDGPGSGAGAGTAARGGAGWGLGTLGIRYAALTETGAVRESNQDAAFAGARLLAVADGFGESGAEASAAALDALKPAAQAVVGAADLLNALEDAADRASRAVRDAVAGRRAPEESGTTLTAMVWTGSWLGLVHIGDSRAYLLRDGELFRITHDHSLVQSMIDDGALTVEEARSHPQRALLLKALAGGAGTVRTRPDVRLHEARPGDRYLLCSDGLSAVVDEGDLRRAVTAADGPDTAVRDLAALAADAGGPDNVACVVADVVAL is encoded by the coding sequence GTGGAACGCGAAGGCCGTGCGGCGGGCGGGCTGGTGACGATCGGGGAGTTCGCCCGGTTGTCCCGGCTCTCCGCCAAGGCGCTGCGACGCTACGACGAACTGGGCCTGCTCCGCCCCGCCCTGGTCGATCCGGAGAACGGTTACCGGTATTACGGCCGGGCGCAGGTGGAGACGGCCCGGCTGGTGGCGTGGCTGCGCAGGGTCGGCATGCCGCTCGGCCGGATCACCGCGGTGGTGGCGCTCGACCCGGGCGCAGCCGCCGCGGAGATCCGGGCCTACTGGGCGCGGGTGGAGGCCGAGACGGCGGCCCGGCGCGATCTGGCGACGTTCCTCATCGACCATCTGTCAACGGAGGATGTCGCGATGCCGAAGACGCCGGACGATGCACAAGGCAGCAAGGACGCGTATGCGTACGACGGTCCCGGCAGCGGGGCCGGAGCCGGAACAGCGGCGCGGGGCGGGGCCGGGTGGGGGCTGGGCACGCTCGGCATCCGCTACGCGGCGCTCACCGAGACGGGGGCGGTGCGGGAGTCCAACCAGGACGCGGCCTTCGCGGGGGCCCGGTTGCTGGCCGTCGCCGACGGCTTCGGGGAGAGCGGCGCCGAGGCGAGTGCGGCGGCCCTCGACGCGCTGAAACCGGCCGCACAGGCGGTGGTCGGCGCCGCGGACCTGCTCAACGCGCTGGAGGACGCGGCGGACCGCGCGTCCCGGGCGGTCCGGGACGCCGTCGCGGGGCGTCGTGCGCCGGAGGAGTCGGGGACCACGCTCACCGCGATGGTGTGGACCGGCTCCTGGCTGGGGCTGGTGCACATCGGGGACTCGCGGGCCTATCTGCTGCGGGACGGCGAGCTGTTCCGGATCACGCACGACCACAGCCTGGTCCAGTCGATGATCGACGACGGTGCGCTGACCGTGGAGGAGGCGCGCTCCCACCCGCAGCGCGCGCTCCTGCTCAAGGCGCTGGCGGGCGGTGCCGGCACGGTGCGGACCCGGCCCGACGTCCGGTTGCACGAGGCCCGTCCCGGTGACCGCTACCTCCTGTGCTCGGACGGGCTGTCGGCGGTGGTGGACGAGGGGGACCTGCGCCGGGCGGTCACCGCGGCGGACGGTCCCGACACGGCCGTACGTGATCTGGCGGCCCTGGCCGCGGACGCCGGCGGTCCCGACAACGTGGCGTGTGTCGTCGCGGATGTCGTGGCGCTGTGA